aatacCATTTTTTAGGAGATATTTATCCATACAGACAATTATGACTCCTTGACTTTACTGAGTCTAAAACACTTTgttatgattttattagcatatttttatagactTAACTCATTGTcattcaatttttatatcttattttatatcatttattataaaaatatctaacttgctaaattatataattttagaatgtaaaaaatatctcaCAAATCTTATACCACAAGACTCAAATCCCTAAGAAGGTAGAAGCGTACATCCAGATGATCACACTAGAAAGCATTTCTCTGGACTACCGAGGCCGATGTGGAAAGGACTATAGAGACGCCAACGTGGAAACTATTCATGttatacataaaatataaattacaataagCATACcctaattaaatttatttatatatcttaaaacaaaattgtattattaattgaagtttataaattatttttttaatttaagtTTACTACTAAATATCTCATAATCCCATACTAAATACACACCATCCTCCACATTGATCTTTATACTCGACTCCATTGCCTTTTTAAACTCGTCACTTATTAAATACACAAATTCCATATCTTCCACTACAATATTCTCAAGTATGAATACTGTCTCATAAGCCAGTAAGTACAGTAAAGTATTATCAGAGCAAATATTCCCACCAAATATCTTCTTAATAATGTCCCAGTACACGGGGAAAGACAAAGAAGAAGAGTTTAATTTACTGATTAAAATGTCATAAATCACTTTTGAGACTAATTTACTCATATTATAAGTAAACTTGTCTAGAAAAAGACTGTATTTAGTAGGAGGAAGATAAGATATCTCCTGACTTGAGTCTTTTAGAGATGGTATAGCAAGAAATGagagaagaaataattgaATTAGGCACATAGGggactaaaaaatattatatgtaATCAAATTTGTCTTATTTGACatatatgatatttatGACGTGTTTTATCCTTAagattttgtttgtttacaccaataaaaaattttacttaaaaatattgacaATTTAATCTTGTTTATATTGATAAGtatgatatttatagtatactcttgtatataattatatgttAGAATAATGTAGTCTTGTTTTCATATATAAGTATgatattgtttatataatcttgtttataatacaatattccttgtttgtttatattgataaattaaagaaaatataatcttgttcttaaatcttttatagtaattttttattaagtgCTCTCCTCTCGTTTCgctttctttattaatcctttatatttcttataatCCCATTTAATTTCCACTCTTTCATTCTCATACCAAATATCTACACACTCTTCcagtatatttttatacttcTCAGATTGAATTATCTCCAAGACTAAAGTGGGGACCATCACATCTTTAAGGAATCCTGCTGCTACTTTCGCCATATCATTTTCCAGGGGATTTATGAAGTCATAATTTACTCCTATTCCATTATAAGCGATCTCTTGACTACACAGCCTCCAGAATTTCTCATAAGAATCTTTAAAGAAGATACTTCCTTGATATTTAATatctttttgatttttctcATGATATTtggtttttaatatatcgAAGAAGAGTTTCCCTAAGACTTGACATCTGTAAGTTTCTTTATTCCTGTTTACTTTTTCAGGTTTGTCGTTTTTCCAGGGATTTACAGTTAAGGCGACTAGACCCTCCTCATTTGCTACTATGTGGTAAATTGGGGTAAAACATAGAGTCTTACTTTCTTCATTTTCAGCTTTCTCTAGTTCATTTGTAATTGTCGAGTCGTCTTCAGCTTCCTCTAGTTCATTTGTAATTGTCGAGTCGTCTTCTTCTTCATCTTGTTCATTTGCTATTGTCGAATCTTCGTCGTCGTAGTCTTCTTCTTCTGCTTCGTCTTGTTCATTTTCGCCGCCATGATCTTGTTTTTCTTCAACTTTGTCCAGTTGTTCATCTAGTTTTTCGCCTTGTTgttctttattatataaatcgAGTCCCTTGCTTTTTCCTTTGATTTTCTCAAGTCCCCCTGGTTTTCCCGTTGCTGTACACATTTCCAGTAGATacaaaaatgatattttttccaGTACCTTCATTTTAGGGTGtaaatattacaatataatataataatataaaaagtatatttaaaatgtaaatattaaaatgttaatattaatatctACCATAATctaaaaagtatatttaaaatgtaaatattacattataatataataatatataaatatgcgttttttataaaatccacttttatttcttaatgAAATACACCCCTGGGAAATTTAGCCCTGTCTCTTCCATTTGTAAAAGTGTACACCTCCCTCcactttttatttcttcatcagctttacttattttttcttcttctacCACTGGTCTCGCTTTAAATTTCCTACTCTTTTTCAAATCTGGtacttttattaattcaTTATCATaattcttattatatttcaCATTTCTTTCTTGTAGATCTAAATTCTGATCAAATACAAAGAAGCCTGTTTCTTTCATATTTAGACttattagatttataaaaggATACCAGTACCAgtaatttagaaataagaCTGCTCCGCATATTCTTTCtttagtaattttattacataGATTAGTAAtactaaatattatatttctacCACCTGCTTCACTTAATCCTCTACCCAGCATAGCACCAAATTTGACAGAATTCTCTTCTGATCTGTCtattatgattttattaattctgTTTATAATTCTCTTGTAGTTTTTTACTAAGTGGTCATTACATTGCATGAGGACGAGGCCTATGCCAATTAGAGCAGACTGCCTTACTAAAGGACATGAGTCATAAATGAGACCTTCTAGTAGATCACAGACCTTATTATTCCCTGTACCAGAGAAGAAGAATCCCAAAGTGACTCCTACTCCTGCTCTTACAGACATATTATGATTTTCTGCTAGTGGTTCGAGAGTAGAAATCAAGAGATCTCTGTCTAGACAGCAGACCAGACCCAAAGAAATGACAGCATTTCTCTTTATGTCatcattttcattattaataaaaggGAGTATTTTACTAATAACGAGTAAATTACCAGTACCCACGTACATAGTACCCCAACTTAGAATATTCATACTATTACTAGTACTATTAGATATATTatgtaatatatttgtattatgtaatatatttgtattatgTAATATATTAGATACATTAGTACATACATTACTAGTACTATTAGATACATTTGTACTATTAAAACTTTGTAGTAGTGATTGAGATATACTTATTGATCTTTTGACTCTTTCATATTCTGTCGTCTTATTTATCTCTTCTAAATACGCCATTAAGTTATCATCCCCTGTTCCACATCCTATAAGTCCCAGTCCGAGTACTGCCGCCTCATTATAAATCGTATTCTTAAACTTaatcatcttttttaatttatctaCTATAAATTGATTATTAGACCCTAAATTAATAAGCCCTAAACCCATACAAACTCCAAATACTAAATCTTCAGATAAGAACTCATCAGActcaataaaataaagaagtaATTCATTATCTACTTCATTATAAGTACAATGATTTATAAGACCAAGAGCTTGTAAAGATCCACCATATGAACTAGTACTAGTAGTTTCTTTGTATGTTGACGAtctatcttcttttttagtatACAAGGCGCTAGACTCATTTGGTATataattctttaatatttcataaggattatcatttttaaaatgtatcATCCCTAAATTAGATATATCAGAATATCTTGACCATTCCTTAAGATTCCCAAATATATCAGAATTATTCCTATAAAATGTATCATTTGTAGTACCAAGATTCATTAGAGAATTAACAAGACTAATATAAGGAGATCTAGATTTAGCAAGGGAATctagaaatttaaaacttgTAAGATTCTCTTGAACCATAAATTTAGTAAAgacttcttttttaaactgacctgataaaattaacatTAAACAATCTAAATCAGAACtatcaatattattattatcatttatattattatcaaTAATATTGGGTAAGTTGTGGGTCTcttgaatataaaatgatAAACTATAACAAAGTGAAATATCTGAACATAATAATTCTAATAATAACTTCTTAATTTCATTATGAGAATTAAAATACATGTAAGCATCTACTAAGACACATAATGTATCATAATTCTCCTTATTctgatttttaataataaatttaaagaatctTTCTTTGTCCTCAATTTCATTTACAATGAAATTGAGTAAAGATTTGTTTGTAATTTGTTTGCTGAAATATTTCTCAAATAAGTCAAATTCACCAATTGAGAACAAGAAGCCTATGCGATCTAAGTCATCTAAatcattattattattaatattattattaatattggTTATTAGGTTGATTATAAAGTCTTTACATTTATGATTATTATCTAATAATAATCTACTCATCATTCTCTCTATAAGTGCTTTACTATAAAAACTCTTctcttttaaaaagatcTCCCCGCTTTTTATGGCATAATCAATAGAAACTTCATAATCTTGGAGAATGAAATGTATCTTACTTAGACACAAAAGTGACTCAGGAGTAGAAGCAGAGAAGAGACTTATAAGGTCCTTCATATACAAAGCGAGTGTGTCAATATTGGGATTAATAATAGAAATGGCTTCTtgttctttattattttcaagaaggtattttatatttggaAGAATTTTCAGAGACTGCATGAATAAAATGGGggtaaacaaaaaaaagaaaaataaaaaaaaacaaaatagtgaaaacattataattattagaatGAAGATATACAAATTAGAAGataatattgtataaattaGATTGAAAACATTGTAATAATTAGAATGAAAACATCATAATTATTAGAATGAAAACAtgggtttatttattataagaTAATGTCAACATCTACAAAGACAAACATAATAGAAACATAATAGAAACATATTACAAACATAATACTGAACTATATTAATACAACTAGAATAATAATACTGAactataatattattttaaactttATTGGTTAAAAATGCTTCACTTTGTAAATGTATAGACCTCTAGTACAGTCATACTCTTCATACTCCTTAACTCCATCCTTCTTAAGGTCATATATAAATCTATCCTGTATTCCTTTACTAGGATACTTCTCAGCCTTGCCTATTATCATCCCTTCCTCTGTCTTACTCAAAGGATAAACCTTCTCTATTGTAACTCTAGCAGGCTTATTTAATCCTTCTCCTGGTTTATCTGTCAAATACACATGACTCCCACTAAATAAGATCTTCTTATTAACATTCTCTACTGTCAAATCTGATACAGAAACAGGCTCTAAATACTCTATCTTCCCTTTACTAGGGAAGATAAGTGTCATATTATTAATCCTGTTCATACCTCTGATCTCATTGAGATCAGGAGAGAAATAAACTTCAAGAAGTTTATTACTCTCTGGGGATCTGTAATCAAGAGTGTGCTCGACTGGCAACTTAGAAGGGACAAGGGGCTCGGCAAGGAGTCTCTGGAAAGGAGAGAGCTCTTTCTCAATGAAGTGGAACTTCATGTCTTTAGTCCCGTAGGGATCAGACTTGTCTACTTGTGTACAAGACACTGACGGGTTTAAAAGGGGAGATTGAGTCATATTAGACTGATCAAGTTTCTGCTGAGGGAAAATAGATTGATTAGAAATGAAAGATTGACTGGTGACTTCATTCACAGGAGGATTTGTAGTCTGGAATATATTACCACTTGGTTGAGGCACATTGCCGAAAATGGTATTAGTAGGGGCTGGTTGGGGGACATTGGAGAATATGTTACCACTCGGCTGAGGCACATTGGAGAATATATTATTGCTTGGCTGGGGTACATTGGAGAATATGTTATTGCTTGGTGTATTTGGCTGAGGCACATTGGAGAATATGTTTGTACTTG
The Vairimorpha necatrix chromosome 6, complete sequence DNA segment above includes these coding regions:
- a CDS encoding putative SP-containing protein, encoding MKVLEKISFLYLLEMCTATGKPGGLEKIKGKSKGLDLYNKEQQGEKLDEQLDKVEEKQDHGGENEQDEAEEEDYDDEDSTIANEQDEEEDDSTITNELEEAEDDSTITNELEKAENEESKTLCFTPIYHIVANEEGLVALTVNPWKNDKPEKVNRNKETYRCQVLGKLFFDILKTKYHEKNQKDIKYQGSIFFKDSYEKFWRLCSQEIAYNGIGVNYDFINPLENDMAKVAAGFLKDVMVPTLVLEIIQSEKYKNILEECVDIWYENERVEIKWDYKKYKGLIKKAKREEST
- a CDS encoding proteasome subunit RPN2 (RPN2), with protein sequence MQSLKILPNIKYLLENNKEQEAISIINPNIDTLALYMKDLISLFSASTPESLLCLSKIHFILQDYEVSIDYAIKSGEIFLKEKSFYSKALIERMMSRLLLDNNHKCKDFIINLITNINNNINNNNDLDDLDRIGFLFSIGEFDLFEKYFSKQITNKSLLNFIVNEIEDKERFFKFIIKNQNKENYDTLCVLVDAYMYFNSHNEIKKLLLELLCSDISLCYSLSFYIQETHNLPNIIDNNINDNNNIDSSDLDCLMLILSGQFKKEVFTKFMVQENLTSFKFLDSLAKSRSPYISLVNSLMNLGTTNDTFYRNNSDIFGNLKEWSRYSDISNLGMIHFKNDNPYEILKNYIPNESSALYTKKEDRSSTYKETTSTSSYGGSLQALGLINHCTYNEVDNELLLYFIESDEFLSEDLVFGVCMGLGLINLGSNNQFIVDKLKKMIKFKNTIYNEAAVLGLGLIGCGTGDDNLMAYLEEINKTTEYERVKRSISISQSLLQSFNSTNVSNSTSNVCTNVSNILHNTNILHNTNILHNISNSTSNSMNILSWGTMYVGTGNLLVISKILPFINNENDDIKRNAVISLGLVCCLDRDLLISTLEPLAENHNMSVRAGVGVTLGFFFSGTGNNKVCDLLEGLIYDSCPLVRQSALIGIGLVLMQCNDHLVKNYKRIINRINKIIIDRSEENSVKFGAMLGRGLSEAGGRNIIFSITNLCNKITKERICGAVLFLNYWYWYPFINLISLNMKETGFFVFDQNLDLQERNVKYNKNYDNELIKVPDLKKSRKFKARPVVEEEKISKADEEIKSGGRCTLLQMEETGLNFPGVYFIKK
- a CDS encoding nucleoporin, encoding MQNNMNNLFSSGIYNNQPSSNSYNQGIGSIFNQTSLTPKNGTRVKQYEPQKIRDDRGFGLLEFRHINVMKEYSEKSCDELRYEDYNLGRRPNPALQSTTNQSNISSNISSNTSITTSNVLTTSNMLPGPNNMLSNMTSVNNTLPVPSTTINSNTTSSTAWPFNQTSSATATDSFSLPTANAQRQPPALFTSTTQTNNQPSVPSTNVFSNVPQPSAPSTNVFSNVPQPNSNMPQPNNNIFANVPQPSAPNGNIFANVPQSSAPSTNIFSNVPQPNTPSNNIFSNVPQPSNNIFSNVPQPSGNIFSNVPQPAPTNTIFGNVPQPSGNIFQTTNPPVNEVTSQSFISNQSIFPQQKLDQSNMTQSPLLNPSVSCTQVDKSDPYGTKDMKFHFIEKELSPFQRLLAEPLVPSKLPVEHTLDYRSPESNKLLEVYFSPDLNEIRGMNRINNMTLIFPSKGKIEYLEPVSVSDLTVENVNKKILFSGSHVYLTDKPGEGLNKPARVTIEKVYPLSKTEEGMIIGKAEKYPSKGIQDRFIYDLKKDGVKEYEEYDCTRGLYIYKVKHF